aatgaatttgaaaatttgacgaATATTGTTGAAATTTAATATTAATTATATACTTAATCCAATCTTACAATTAataatttaaacaaatattaaaacttaataTTTAAGTGGATAATTGAGAAATTACAACATAAATGTTGGACAATATTTGGCCAAATATCTTAAAATCTCGAAACAACTTTCAAAGTTGCGACGATATTCCGCATGACACCTTCGTTGAAGTTCCATCGTGGTTTCACCACTTCTCAAGTTTGGACCTTCTTGctgaagtaaagcaacatacctaGTAACTTCCTGCTTAATTATAGTGAAGCGCTGAATCAACTCAAACACATCACGATTGTACaggttcattgtttgttcttgaaatttctcaaaaaaaaaacttttccataATGGTTGGAGATGAAATGATGGATCCTCAGTAAAATAAatataattcctgcaaatacattcatcttccgcaGTAGTGAATTTTGGTTTTCGCCTCATAAATTGACGTCTCCTAATTTGCTTTTTCCTAATTTCACTCTCTACATTGGCACGATcaacaactctttgattttcggtaGCATGTTGGTTTACTACGAACTCAGTGAACTCAGCAATGTTCATATTATCAGCCATTCTCTCTGAGGAATTGGAAAAGTGATGAAAAGAATTGGAGATTGATAAATTCtaaagagatttagaaattctggtgtcaattgaaatgagattgaaattaggtatttataaagGGAAAAAATAGTGGCCGTTGGATGAAGATCTGATAAGCATTGATCAAACCAGCGAGCGACACAATAACTACAACTGACGATTTATTGACCAGCGAGCGATGTCTTGACCATCGAGCGATAgacactctatcgctcgctggaaagtctgtcgtgtatgcctatatgttattcctgacatataggtatatgagtttggcagtttAGCATACCCATAGTGAGTGGATATATGCCAAATATAATTTTTTGGCATGTACACATGTTAGAGGTATAATCAGTTGATTTATGCACAGTGAccgaaaaaagaagagaaaaaaaggaaGCTAAATTCGCCATTGTCCCATGTTCTTTCAACTAAACAGGAAATTGCAAacatttaaaagaagaaaaatcattTAGAAATTctcaataaaaaagaaaaaaaaataaaaataagtaaagaaaaAAAGATGATGCTTGTTGCTCAACTCTTGGTTAAACTGACACTACAACCTGCTGTGAGAGCATAAAACTCTTTTAGGCCAAAACAATATGAACTTGGGAACAAACCAACAGCCCAAGACTGGGCTTATAAGTACAACAAACCCATAAATAACCTAGTTTGAGGCCAGACTAGCCTGACACCCAGAAGCAGCAAAAATGCAAGCAGCGCAAAAGGAGCACGTTGCAGGTCAAAGAACAACTACAAGGGACATCGGCAGGAGCATCATCACCACCGGTAGAAAAAAATCAAGCAAGAAAGAGCCTAAAACCACCACAACTCAGACACCCTCCACCATAACTGTAACCGGCCATCAAAACAACTCCAACTTCACACCACCATCTATTTGATCAATCACCAGCAACCGAAAAGCATCAGCACCACAAAggaccaccaccacaacaacaacaaaaacaccaGCCACACAAAAACCACCTTAGCGGAAACTGGATAAGATGGTAAAAGGAAGCTGTCTACTTAAAAAGGACTATTTCGATGGTGGGCATTTGTTTGGTAACGGATATCCGCACAAACCTGGATTTCCTAACAAGCTGTCTACCGAAAAACGACCTTTAAGGTCTGGAACTGGTCCAGTAAAATAGTTGAATGAAACATTAAAAGAAATGATATTCTCAAAATCAAACTGTGGTATCTTTCCAGTAAGTGAATTGTTCTGAACAAGAAATGATACCAGCCCGGCGGATATAATCGTGAAATCTGGTAATGCACCGGAGAAAAAATTATCAGAGATATCCAACCTTTTTAGATTGTTTAAGTGAGACAGAGAAACAGGAAAACTGCCAGAGAGCTTGTTGCCACTCAAATAAAGGTGAGTCAACTGTGTACAGTTTCCCGTCTCTTGTGGTATTTCTCCAGTGATAGTATTGTTGGTGAGGCTCAGAACTGTAAGTGACTTAGCGGCACAGAGAGAAACTGCATCAAAAGTTCCTGGAAGTAACAGGTTATCTAGAATGACTTTCTTCACGGAAGTTAATTTGGAATTACAACCCACACCTTGGTGCATGGATCGGTATTCATATCCCAGCCAAGGGTGGGATTGCAACTACCCCCAGAAAGTTGATTACAGAACTTAATCAATTCAAGTTTCACATCATCTTTTTCTGAGTGTATCATCTGGAAgacaagaaaaagagaaaagacgAACATTCCGAAGAGATTCGCCTCATTTTGATTGAGAACAGGGTTGGAGTTCGAGCCAATGCGTATGAACTTAATGGTGAGCAGAATTAGAGAAGATAAGAAGTAATGTTAGAGTAGTCGGGAATGTACAAGGAGGAACATTGCAGAGCTAACTGCTGACGTGACATTTAAAATCAGATGCAAGTGCTATTCGGCTGAGTTTACTAAGGGATTTTGTAAGTTTATCTATGGCACTATTCAAGGTAAAATTTACGAACTATGTTAAAGTACTAGAACTAATCTGACATTTAAGTTTTAAGTGCCGGCCATTAGGATAAAACAATTGTTTATGACTTTTTCCGCTTCAATTCTTCGAAGAATCCATATAGAAAACATTTGATGGTAAGTACTGCTCATACAGTGTAATAACAATGGTACTTTGCAAAAATTACTAGACTTTGTCCATAGTTAACTGAATTCAGTGTCACTTCCTGAGTCGCTGTCAGGATCATAGACAAAGCTTGAATTAGCATACACGATCCCTATACAGGGATCGTTTGGGTCATACTTCACTTTATCAACAACATTGTGTTTATCCCAAGGAACATCGAACTCCCCTTTGTCATTCTTGATTGAAGTCCCTGGAGATGTTTCATCGATCATATCGTTCATACCAGCACCACCAGTTGTAAAAGCATCTCCTAGCATGTAAGTAATTTCTGACAATGTTTTGTGCATGGCTACAAACTCAACTAGGATCCTGTACCCAGCTGACAATAATAAACTCATTGATCCATGAAGCCGATTCAAGTATGTCTCCACACGAAAGAGTACACTGTGGTGTATGTTTTTGTCAGTGCTATCTAACAGTTTAACCCTGAGTTTGATTGTCTTCCCGTACTTTTTACGTATACGATCCAACCGATGATTAACTAGGGATGATTCAAAATAAGACTCTCCAGTATGTGACATTTCCAATGGGTGAGCCTCCGCCGGTAACAGAAGAAAACATAACTGAATTCAGTTTTTCGACTGCTTCGTTTATCAGCTCCAATGTTTCCTCCGCAGCATTCGAATGCGCATCTTGAAGGGTAGATGAGATGTCCCTAGACAAATTCCTCCACTCTGCACCGGGTTCATCTATTGTAATTTTAGCCTTACTAACTACATCTCTAAAACATTCAAGCAGTGCTCCTGGGACATATTCTCGGCTATCACCAGGCAGCCTCTCTGAGACAGTTTTTTTGCCAATACCTTGCTCTTGGAGATGCTTTATATGTCTTTCAAATTCATCAAAAACTCCTTTATTTTATAGAGCCATTCTCATCATTTTTTGTGCATCAAAGGGATGACACCCATCTAGAGACTGATCCAATAATTCCTTGCATTTCTTAAATTTCGAAATAGACAACATAATGATTTCAAGAATCTTGTGGGACGCCTCGGCAAGTGAGGGACTAATGGAATGGGAAGCCTCGAGTTTCCTCAACAACTAAGTCGATTCCCCTGACATGATATACAGACTATCAAACATGTGCTTTTGATGCCGCATGTAGTAGTCCCAGGAGTAGTTGAAAAAGATAAAAGGACCCTTGTCCGCATCTCCATCACCATCCACACCATTGGTAGAAAATGAGGCTGCGACAGACTTTCGCAACTGCTCCAGACGCTCGGAAAAACCGCATGCAGTGACCCGCTGCTCCTGTTGCATCTTGATGAGGTGATCGAGGAAAGAGGCTAATAGTCCAGCCTGCTCTCGGCTGCAATCATCGCCAGATTCTGAATGAATTCTTTGCAAAAGTTGCATCAGTGACAAGCTTTTGTCGTAGTATTTATTTGCCATAACCCAGTTTGAATCAGAAGCTAAACTTAGATACGATGGCGCTCAACATACTTGTGCCAATCCAGGTCAGAAGTTTGTAACAACCATAGAAAAGTATAGAACGACCTCCTGTCATCAAACCTTGTATTCACATCAATCCACATTTCTGCAATAAATGTCACCATTCGGAGAAGCATCTCAAGTGATACTGTTAAATCCATCGATTCTTCACAGTTTAGGAAGCCTCGACGATTATATTGCTGTTGCCAGTTGAATATATGTTTTTCAGTGGGATTCTTAGGAGCTGAATATGTATTTCCATCACTAAAAGTTTCGGATTCGTCCACCCATTCATCCATGGCAGCTCAAACATTTGTGTCAGAATGT
This portion of the Papaver somniferum cultivar HN1 chromosome 11, ASM357369v1, whole genome shotgun sequence genome encodes:
- the LOC113324634 gene encoding probable inactive receptor kinase At2g26730, which encodes MHQGVGCNSKLTSVKKVILDNLLLPGTFDAVSLCAAKSLTVLSLTNNTITGEIPQETGNCTQLTHLYLSGNKLSGSFPVSLSHLNNLKRLDISDNFFSGALPDFTIISAGLVSFLVQNNSLTGKIPQFDFENIISFNVSFNYFTGPVPDLKGRFSVDSLLGNPGLCGYPLPNKCPPSK